Proteins encoded within one genomic window of Corynebacterium aurimucosum:
- the leuA gene encoding 2-isopropylmalate synthase, which produces MSPNDSFISAPREITTPAGPRNDNQPAWNKQRGSSMPVHRYQSFAEEVEPVSLPDRTWPDKKITVAPQWCVVDLRDGNQALIDPMSPERKHRMFDLLVKMGYKEIEVGFPSASQTDFDFVREIIEGNKIPEDVTIQVLVQAREHLIRRTFEACQGAKNVIVHFYNSTSKLQRRVVFRKDRPAIKKLATDAAELIKSIAKDYPDTNWRWEYSPESFTGTELDFAVEVCDAVVDIMEATPENPMIINLPSTVEMISPNVYADQIEWMHRNFARRDSIIMSLHPHNDRGEGIAAAELGYMAGADRIEGCLFGNGERTGNVDIVTLGLNMLTQGVDPQIDFSDLPKIRETVEYCNQLRVPERHPYGGELVFTAFSGSHQDAINKGLDALAQEVRPGANNTEVSWEELQETTWEVPYLPIDPKDVGRDYQAVIRVNSQSGKGGVAYIMKTDHGINMPRAMQAEFSSVVQAVTDAEGGEVNSKNMWDIFANEFLERTSPLELVSFQVDNSTTEDEDAKVTATIAFNGEKRIVSGIGNGPIAAYANALEDVGIDFEVIDYSQQSRTSGDDAEAACYIAAEVNGAQVWGAGIAGSTTRASINAITSAVNRAD; this is translated from the coding sequence ATGTCCCCGAACGATTCTTTCATCTCCGCTCCCCGCGAAATCACCACCCCAGCCGGCCCGCGCAATGACAACCAACCTGCCTGGAACAAACAGCGCGGTTCCTCGATGCCAGTTCACCGCTACCAGAGCTTCGCCGAAGAGGTCGAGCCGGTTAGCCTGCCTGACCGTACGTGGCCGGATAAGAAAATCACCGTGGCCCCGCAGTGGTGCGTGGTGGACCTGCGCGACGGCAACCAGGCCCTCATTGATCCGATGAGCCCCGAGCGCAAGCACCGCATGTTCGACCTGCTGGTCAAGATGGGCTACAAGGAAATCGAGGTGGGCTTCCCTTCCGCCTCTCAGACGGACTTCGACTTCGTTCGCGAAATTATCGAGGGCAACAAGATTCCCGAAGACGTCACCATTCAGGTCCTGGTACAGGCTCGCGAGCACCTGATCCGCCGCACTTTCGAGGCGTGCCAGGGAGCAAAGAACGTCATTGTGCACTTCTACAATTCCACCTCGAAGCTGCAACGCCGTGTGGTCTTCCGCAAGGACCGCCCAGCCATTAAAAAGCTGGCAACGGACGCCGCGGAGCTCATCAAGAGCATTGCCAAGGATTACCCGGACACCAACTGGCGCTGGGAATACTCGCCGGAATCCTTCACAGGAACTGAGCTGGACTTTGCTGTTGAGGTCTGCGATGCCGTTGTCGACATCATGGAGGCAACTCCAGAAAACCCCATGATCATCAACCTGCCCTCCACCGTCGAGATGATCAGCCCGAATGTCTACGCCGACCAGATCGAGTGGATGCACCGCAACTTTGCTCGGCGTGATTCCATTATCATGTCCCTGCACCCACACAATGACCGCGGCGAAGGTATCGCCGCCGCTGAGCTGGGCTACATGGCCGGTGCAGACCGCATCGAGGGCTGTCTGTTCGGCAACGGTGAGCGCACCGGCAACGTGGACATCGTCACCCTGGGACTGAACATGCTGACCCAGGGAGTGGATCCGCAGATCGACTTCTCCGATCTGCCGAAGATCCGCGAGACCGTGGAATACTGCAACCAGCTGCGCGTGCCGGAGCGCCACCCCTACGGCGGCGAACTGGTGTTTACGGCCTTCTCCGGCTCGCACCAGGACGCCATCAACAAGGGCCTGGACGCCCTGGCGCAGGAGGTACGCCCAGGCGCGAACAACACCGAGGTTTCTTGGGAAGAGCTGCAGGAAACCACCTGGGAAGTCCCCTACCTACCCATCGACCCGAAGGATGTCGGCCGCGATTACCAGGCGGTCATTCGCGTCAACTCGCAGTCCGGCAAGGGCGGCGTGGCCTACATCATGAAGACCGATCACGGCATCAACATGCCGCGCGCCATGCAGGCGGAGTTCTCCTCCGTGGTCCAAGCGGTGACCGATGCCGAGGGCGGCGAGGTCAACTCCAAGAACATGTGGGACATCTTTGCCAACGAATTCCTTGAGCGCACTTCCCCGCTGGAGCTGGTCTCCTTCCAGGTGGACAACTCCACCACGGAGGATGAGGACGCTAAGGTAACCGCGACCATCGCCTTCAACGGTGAAAAGCGCATCGTCTCAGGCATCGGCAACGGCCCTATCGCCGCATACGCTAATGCCTTGGAGGATGTCGGAATTGATTTTGAGGTCATCGACTACTCCCAGCAGTCCCGCACCTCCGGTGACGATGCGGAGGCAGCCTGCTACATTGCCGCCGAAGTCAACGGCGCCCAGGTTTGGGGTGCCGGCATCGCCGGCTCCACAACGCGCGCGTCCATCAACGCGATTACGTCTGCTGTCAACCGCGCTGACTAA